One stretch of Thalassovita sp. DNA includes these proteins:
- a CDS encoding M20 aminoacylase family protein: MPTKNRFAELQNEITEWRRDLHENPEILFETHRTSAIVADKLKEFGCDEIVTGIGRTGVVGVIKGNKTGSGKVIGLRADMDALPIHEQTGLDYASKTPGAMHACGHDGHTAMLLGAAKYLSETRNFDGTVVVIFQPAEEGGGGGREMCEDGMMDRWGIQEVYGMHNWPGRPLGSFAIRPGAFFAATDTYEIVFEGRGGHAAKPQEVIDTNVMTATAVTTLQSIASRNADPVDQIVVSVTSMESSSKAFNVIPQRVTIRGTVRTMSKEMRDLAEKRINEICNGVAATFGGTADVNYMRGYPVMVNHDEQTQFAADVAKSITGQCDEAPLVMGGEDFAFMLEERPGAYILVGNGDTAAVHHPEYNFNDEAIPAGCSWWAEIVEQRMPAA; this comes from the coding sequence ATGCCCACCAAGAACCGCTTTGCTGAACTGCAGAATGAGATCACCGAATGGCGCCGTGATCTGCACGAAAACCCTGAGATCCTGTTCGAAACCCACCGCACCAGCGCCATTGTGGCCGACAAGCTGAAAGAGTTCGGCTGCGATGAGATCGTCACCGGCATCGGCCGCACCGGCGTTGTTGGCGTGATCAAAGGCAACAAGACCGGCTCGGGCAAGGTCATTGGCCTGCGCGCCGATATGGACGCGCTGCCGATCCACGAACAGACCGGTCTGGACTATGCCTCGAAAACCCCCGGTGCGATGCATGCCTGTGGTCACGATGGTCACACCGCCATGCTGCTGGGGGCTGCGAAATACCTCAGCGAAACCCGTAACTTCGACGGCACTGTTGTGGTGATCTTCCAGCCCGCCGAAGAAGGTGGCGGCGGCGGTCGTGAAATGTGCGAAGACGGTATGATGGACCGCTGGGGCATTCAGGAAGTCTACGGCATGCACAACTGGCCGGGCCGCCCGCTGGGCAGCTTCGCCATCCGTCCGGGCGCCTTCTTTGCGGCCACCGACACCTATGAGATCGTTTTTGAAGGCCGCGGTGGCCACGCCGCCAAGCCGCAGGAAGTGATCGACACCAACGTGATGACCGCCACGGCCGTGACCACGCTGCAGTCGATCGCGTCGCGCAACGCAGACCCGGTGGATCAGATCGTTGTGTCGGTCACCTCGATGGAAAGCTCCTCCAAGGCGTTCAACGTGATCCCGCAGCGCGTCACCATTCGCGGCACCGTGCGCACCATGTCCAAAGAGATGCGTGATCTGGCCGAAAAGCGGATCAATGAGATCTGCAATGGCGTTGCGGCCACTTTTGGCGGCACGGCGGATGTGAACTACATGCGCGGCTATCCGGTGATGGTGAACCACGATGAGCAGACCCAGTTTGCCGCCGATGTTGCCAAGTCGATCACCGGCCAGTGTGACGAAGCCCCGCTGGTCATGGGCGGCGAAGACTTCGCCTTCATGCTGGAAGAGCGCCCCGGCGCCTATATTCTGGTCGGCAACGGTGACACCGCCGCCGTGCACCACCCGGAATATAACTTCAACGACGAAGCCATCCCTGCCGGCTGCAGCTGGTGGGCCGAGATCGTCGAACAGCGCATGCCCGCCGCCTAA